One Sulfolobus sp. S-194 DNA segment encodes these proteins:
- a CDS encoding PQQ-binding-like beta-propeller repeat protein has product MKHFTRLIITIFIIPLFIIALPILPFILVSPYHNVLGYSGTGSWDQYQGDCYHDGFSSYPGPVTPGILWSAIAAGDLGIVAAEGLVITSGAHFAAYAFSFNNGALVHKYSVSTGLGKSLASFPTIAGTTLIMPGIYYSDLGFGPPINELQFVNIYQNGTLSTHILNAFDVASTCELMISNLIYLSQQNNKEIYYFSISSETLAGDICLNSPVAANPVFGDGLVFVPLYNGSVVAFNYGYNTSTWELNLGSPASSSPSYGGGSFYVVTSNNLLYSISPKGSINWFYNLGSQGLTPAVGLGKVFVGTISGELYAFTTQGNVVWEVNTSSPITTPPVIASNGVVYVGTSDGEIYAFNTSDGREIWSWTLPNQVSSLALYDGNLYAITSAGQLYAFANEQKVIFIETGLPSGTLWSVSVNNKTEISTNNTIVFDLPNGIFNYTVHKINGYSSNVSFGILEVEGQNLRVEIGFSPGWSPASPPLDVRAAGQANSILISWSPPQYDGAPAGFVGNAISYYYIYRGTSPGNLTFYARVPGNTTYMVDYAVSDGTVYYYAVAAVNEAGVGSLSQVVSATPLLISVPSPPRNLTINVGYNFIVLKWDPPATTGGSPITYYIIYGGTSKNQLQELAALPPNETYYVDYQVQPGTAYYFQVVAANSEGDSSPSNLVAGTTTTNGEPGPIARFHYNYLDPNNPNVVQNLVGLITMIATVAILPPTFLWIKSDIGMKKAFMLAIAIIAVCLVVVLFIPYVL; this is encoded by the coding sequence ATGAAACATTTTACTAGACTCATAATTACAATATTTATAATTCCCTTATTTATAATTGCGTTACCTATCCTCCCCTTTATTTTAGTTTCACCTTACCATAATGTCCTAGGGTATTCAGGGACCGGGAGTTGGGATCAGTACCAGGGTGATTGCTATCATGACGGCTTCTCCAGCTATCCCGGACCAGTAACTCCAGGGATCTTGTGGAGCGCCATAGCAGCAGGTGACTTAGGAATTGTAGCGGCAGAAGGTTTAGTAATAACGTCTGGAGCCCATTTCGCGGCCTATGCTTTCTCCTTTAATAATGGGGCATTAGTACACAAGTATTCTGTAAGCACTGGCTTAGGTAAATCTTTAGCTAGTTTTCCTACTATAGCTGGTACTACTTTAATTATGCCCGGCATTTATTACTCAGATTTAGGCTTTGGGCCTCCTATTAATGAGCTTCAATTCGTAAATATATATCAAAATGGTACACTTAGTACGCACATTCTCAATGCTTTTGATGTAGCCTCAACATGTGAGTTAATGATATCCAACTTAATTTATCTTTCTCAGCAAAACAATAAAGAAATATATTATTTCTCCATTAGTTCTGAAACATTAGCGGGTGATATCTGCCTAAATTCGCCTGTGGCAGCTAACCCAGTTTTCGGCGATGGCTTAGTGTTTGTGCCGCTCTATAACGGAAGCGTAGTAGCATTTAATTATGGTTACAATACGTCAACTTGGGAGTTGAACTTGGGTAGTCCAGCCTCATCTTCTCCATCTTACGGCGGTGGTAGCTTCTACGTTGTAACTTCTAACAACTTACTCTATTCAATTTCACCTAAAGGAAGCATCAACTGGTTTTATAATCTAGGGTCACAAGGTTTAACTCCAGCTGTGGGACTGGGTAAAGTGTTTGTAGGGACTATTAGCGGGGAACTTTACGCTTTTACCACACAAGGAAACGTAGTATGGGAAGTTAATACGAGTTCTCCAATAACTACTCCTCCGGTGATAGCGTCTAACGGAGTAGTTTATGTTGGCACTTCTGACGGCGAGATATATGCCTTTAACACTTCTGACGGAAGGGAGATATGGAGCTGGACTCTACCTAACCAAGTCTCATCTTTAGCCCTTTATGACGGAAACCTATATGCAATAACAAGTGCGGGACAACTATATGCATTTGCTAATGAACAAAAAGTGATCTTTATAGAGACCGGTTTACCTAGTGGAACCTTATGGAGCGTTTCAGTCAACAACAAGACTGAAATCTCTACCAATAATACCATTGTCTTTGATCTACCAAACGGGATCTTTAACTACACAGTCCATAAGATTAATGGATATAGTTCAAACGTGAGTTTTGGAATTCTAGAGGTTGAGGGGCAAAACTTGAGGGTTGAGATAGGGTTTTCTCCAGGATGGTCTCCAGCTTCACCTCCCTTAGACGTTAGAGCTGCTGGGCAAGCAAACTCCATATTAATATCGTGGAGTCCTCCCCAATACGACGGGGCACCAGCAGGTTTCGTAGGAAACGCGATTAGTTATTATTACATCTATAGGGGGACTAGCCCAGGCAACTTAACGTTCTATGCTAGAGTTCCAGGAAACACGACCTATATGGTAGATTATGCGGTAAGTGATGGTACAGTGTACTATTACGCGGTGGCTGCGGTTAATGAGGCTGGCGTAGGTAGTCTCTCACAAGTAGTATCGGCTACTCCTCTACTTATATCAGTCCCCTCACCTCCGAGGAACCTCACAATAAATGTTGGATATAACTTCATAGTTTTAAAATGGGATCCGCCAGCTACTACTGGAGGCTCACCAATAACCTATTACATAATATACGGTGGGACTTCAAAAAATCAACTGCAAGAGTTAGCAGCTCTGCCCCCCAATGAAACATACTACGTAGATTACCAAGTCCAACCAGGTACAGCTTACTATTTCCAGGTAGTAGCAGCCAACTCAGAGGGTGATAGTTCACCATCTAACCTTGTGGCAGGCACAACAACCACTAACGGTGAACCTGGTCCTATAGCAAGGTTTCACTATAATTATCTAGATCCGAATAATCCAAATGTAGTACAAAATCTTGTTGGGTTAATAACTATGATTGCTACTGTTGCAATACTTCCTCCGACTTTTCTTTGGATAAAAAGTGATATAGGTATGAAAAAAGCTTTTATGCTCGCGATCGCTATAATTGCAGTCTGCCTTGTTGTAGTGTTATTTATACCATATGTACTATGA